Genomic window (Spiroplasma sabaudiense Ar-1343):
GACCTTGTCGCTAATTATTTCATTTGTTTGCTTAAAATTAAATTTAAACTCATTAAAAACCATTTTTTCATCGGTGGTAGTATTTTCTATTAAAACTTCATCAAAAGTAAAAACGTAATTTTTATCATATTTTGGATACTTGTCAGGGCCTAATGATTTTTTTAAACTTGGTGTTCCTAATATTGATACAACTTGAATAAAATCATTAGTATTTAAATCAATATTTTTAGACATTTCTTTAATTATCGTTTTTACGAATAGACATTCAATTATATTGGTTGTTGAACTAAATACATCAAAATCTTCATTATCCATTTCTCAAGGATCACTTATAAAAATAAAATCACCTTCATAAGTGAATTCCTTATTTTCTTCAAAAAAATTTGTCACATTTTCTTTGTTAAACTCGAGTTTTTCCTCGGGTTTTACTCGTTCTTGACAAGCTACAACACTAATTGTTGAACTTGTTAATAAAGATATTGAACCAACTATACTTAATATTTTTTTCATTTTTCTCTCCTTTTATAAAATATTTATTTAATATAAAATAATGTTATCACTTTTATTTAATATATACTAAAATTGATAAACTTAAAATTAGTAATTGTGATTTATGGATAGGGCAGATTAATTTGGATAATATAGGCTTAGGAAGGGCGCTTTATAAGATTCTATTCTGAAAAATAAAAAATTTTCAATCATTAATGATTGAAAATTTTTAATGTAAACATTATGATTTATTGGTTGACTCTTTTTTTTCAAAATCCTCAATTTCCTGAAAAATTAGCTTTTTGACCATTATTAATATTGGGAAATGTTGCAACCCCGCTAATATTTGCAAAAACGAATTTAGTACTCTTGTTTGGTAATGATTTGACATCTTCTATTTCTACTGTAAATCGATATT
Coding sequences:
- a CDS encoding lipoprotein, yielding MKKILSIVGSISLLTSSTISVVACQERVKPEEKLEFNKENVTNFFEENKEFTYEGDFIFISDPWEMDNEDFDVFSSTTNIIECLFVKTIIKEMSKNIDLNTNDFIQVVSILGTPSLKKSLGPDKYPKYDKNYVFTFDEVLIENTTTDEKMVFNEFKFNFKQTNEIISDKVEEKEIENLFSYWLGGINSEPSERFNWAKANDASFHEVADTLENGSLDDSKKEIKSGIEELSNSNWMGYVRTPIFEKYRFTVEIENVKLLPNKSEKLVFANISGVATFPNINNGQKANFSGNWGFWKKELVNKSGHSH